DNA from Candidatus Dadabacteria bacterium:
ATCCTCTAGGGTTCCGTTTACATTCCGCCCCCCGGCGCCGTTTATAATCTCGGACGGACGCTCCGGAATATTTTTGGAGGTTTCTACAATATGGCTAACGGTACGGCGAGCAAGGCGCTCACCATGAGAAAGGATGTGTGGTGGGTGGAGCCTCTCATAACCGGGGTGGTACTTGGGGCTTTTGGAATCTACTCCACGTGGAGGGCTCTTTCGAACCAGTTTTTCTACACCGAGCCCTATCTCTCGCCTTTTTATTCCCCGCTTCTGCTTTTTGACTGGTGGCCGGCTTCCCCGGCAATACTTATTCTCTGGGCGCCGCTTGGATTCCGAGCGACCTGCTATTACTACAGAAAAGCATACTACCGGGCGTATTTCTTCTCGCCTCCGGGCTGCGCGGTAAAACCGGTCGGCAAAAGGGGTTCCTACACCGGAGAGTCGAGCTTTCCGTTCATCCTGCAGAACATCCACAGGTTTTTTCTCTACGCCTCTATCGTCATTCTGCTGTTTTTGTGGATTGACTCGTACGAAGCCTTTTTCTTCCATGACGGGGCCGGAGTGGGCGTCGGGACCATAGTTCTTACCGCAAACGCGTTCCTGCTTACCATGTATTCGTTTTCCTGCCACTCGTTTCGCCACCTGATGGGAGGGAATCTAGACGTGTTCTCAAAGTGTCCGACCCGCTTTCGCCTCTGGGGCGCCATAAGCGTCCAGAACGAAGTACATATGAAATGGGCGTGGACAAGCCTTGTTTTCGTGGCTCTCACGGACCTTTACGTGTTTCTGGTAGCGAACGGAACAATCACTGATCTGAGGTTGATATAGACGTGGAAAAATACGAAACACACACTCATGACGTTATAGTTATCGGCGCAGGCGGGGCAGGGCTTCGGGCCGCCATCGAATCTTCCGCAAAGGGCGCCTCGACCGCACTTATATGTAAATCCCTGCTCGGCAAGGCCCACACCGTAATGGCCGAGGGCGGCGTTGCGGCCGCCTTGGCAAACGTTGACACAAAGGACAAATGGGAAACCCACTTCAAGGACACCATGGCTGGCGGGAAGATGCTTAACAACTGGCAGATGGCCCTTTACCACGCCCAGGAGGCTCCCGAGAGGGTGAGAGAGCTCGAGTACTGGGGAGCTCTTTTTGACAGAACGAAAGAGGGAAGAATAAATCAGAGGGCCTTCGGCGGGCACACTTGGAAGAGGCTTGCACACGTGGGCGACAGAACTGGTCTCGAGATGATAAGGACACTTCAGGAAAAGGGGATACACTCGGGCATAGACGTCTACATGGAATGCACGATAACCCATCTCGTAAAGGACGGAGACAGGGTTGTGGGAGCTTTCGGCTACTGGAGAGAGAGCGGAAAGTTTGTACTTTTCCGCGCAAACGCCATTGTTCTTGCGACTGGCGGGGTAGGAAAGGCCTACAAGTACACCTCGAACTCCTGGGAATACACCGGCGACGGTCACGCGATGGCGTATGAGGCGGGAGCCGAGCTTATAGACATGGAATTCATACAGTTCCATCCCACGGGGATGGTCTGGCCCCCGAGCGTAAGGGGAATCCTTGTTACCGAGGCGGTGCGCGGAGAGGGAGGCATTCTCACAAACAGCGAGGGCGAGCGCTTTATGGAGAGATACGATCCCGAGCGCATGGAGCTCTCAACCCGCGACGTGGTCGCAAGATCCATATACACGGAGGTTGAGCAGGGCCGCGGTTCTCCCCACGGCGGAGCATTCCTTGACGTCTCGCACAGGGGGGCCGATTACGTAAAGCGAAAGCTCCCTAGCATGTACCACCAGTTCATGGAGTTTGCCGACATAGACATAACGAAAGGACCGATGGAAGTGTTCCCGACCACCCATTACGTGATGGGCGGAGTCAAGGTTGAAGGAGATACCTGCTCGAGCACGGTTCCGGGGCTATTTGCAGCGGGCGAGGTCGCAGGAGGAATGCACGGGGCTAACCGTCTAGGCGGAAACTCCCTTTCT
Protein-coding regions in this window:
- a CDS encoding FAD-binding protein, whose amino-acid sequence is MEKYETHTHDVIVIGAGGAGLRAAIESSAKGASTALICKSLLGKAHTVMAEGGVAAALANVDTKDKWETHFKDTMAGGKMLNNWQMALYHAQEAPERVRELEYWGALFDRTKEGRINQRAFGGHTWKRLAHVGDRTGLEMIRTLQEKGIHSGIDVYMECTITHLVKDGDRVVGAFGYWRESGKFVLFRANAIVLATGGVGKAYKYTSNSWEYTGDGHAMAYEAGAELIDMEFIQFHPTGMVWPPSVRGILVTEAVRGEGGILTNSEGERFMERYDPERMELSTRDVVARSIYTEVEQGRGSPHGGAFLDVSHRGADYVKRKLPSMYHQFMEFADIDITKGPMEVFPTTHYVMGGVKVEGDTCSSTVPGLFAAGEVAGGMHGANRLGGNSLSDLLVFGKRAGEGAAAYASGKSHAQIPAELVEGYANELREPFNNTQGENPYTIHQDLQDVMQLYIGVFRTEENIQKGIDEIEGLKERAKVLKIEGSVMFNPGWHLCRDLKSMLIVSESLARCALARKESRGAHSRVDYPESDDETWGKLNFIVSIKDEAMDIATRPITEMPEELSKLFTEDK
- a CDS encoding succinate dehydrogenase — protein: MANGTASKALTMRKDVWWVEPLITGVVLGAFGIYSTWRALSNQFFYTEPYLSPFYSPLLLFDWWPASPAILILWAPLGFRATCYYYRKAYYRAYFFSPPGCAVKPVGKRGSYTGESSFPFILQNIHRFFLYASIVILLFLWIDSYEAFFFHDGAGVGVGTIVLTANAFLLTMYSFSCHSFRHLMGGNLDVFSKCPTRFRLWGAISVQNEVHMKWAWTSLVFVALTDLYVFLVANGTITDLRLI